The stretch of DNA GCAAGATAGAGACAACCTTTTTTGAGGAATTTCTATGGCCCGTCGATATTCTGACATCAAACGCGGCGCAAAATTGCAGCAGGCTTTCACGAATCTTCAAGCTTATGAAGCGGCAGCGGCAACTAGGCCAAGCAAAATTGGGACCCGAGGAGCACGCGGATTGAACAAGACAGTCTATATTGCTCCCTTTACTACCCATATTGATGCTGATGAAATCGTGCAGGCCCGTGTCAAACCAGAAGCATTCACGATCATCAGCCCAGCTATTCTAGGTGGCACTACAAAAGCTGACATCGCTGAAACTTTGGGTGCCAAATCTCTAGTGACCTTTCCTTCCTTTCGGGCCTCTAGGATTGTATTTTTCCAAAATGCTAGTCGCATCGCAACGGTAGCCCGTAGCGAACGGACAAACATGGAGTATCTAAAATACACAGGAAATACTTATTCCTGCCCATTCGGAGCAACTGTAGACGCTGACGATGAAATGGAAGCGTTTCTTGACATTAAAGCCGCGCTTCTAACCACGTTTGCCAACAGTGAAGTAAAGCGCGTTTCTCTGAGCCGCGAGTTTGTTGGTGTTGGTAGATAGTCGTTAGGTGCCGTGATGCAATTCGATACTTATGACCTTTTCAGAACGTTCTGCAGTGAAGATCCCGACTTTAATCGAGCTGATGAACGTGCCGATTTAGCTCAGTTAATTGAACGGGAAACAAAAATTGAAGGATTTCTCAACGGTCAAACAAGACTGTCTGAAGTTTTAGATTGCTTGTCAGACCAAGGGATTGAACCTGATGACTGGGTAGATACAACGGTTAATAATATCGAGTTCATCATCGATTCCGGTATTCATTTCGCAAGCAACGACAAAGGGATTTATCTCCCACTTTCGTCCTTTTAATTGGTGAATTTAATGGCTGACCCCAATCAAGATTTTGACCAAGAGATGTTCAGAGAGATTCGAGCTGGCCTCAACCCTAAACGCAAGGTAAGGACTCGGCTTGGCATTCTTCACAATGGCAATGTCGCTTTGGAGGACGCAACCATTGACCCAGCTCAACCCCGCCCCGAGACATCAGACGATTCTTCTTCCCCGGCTCCGGCGAAAAAAACCACGGCTAGAAGTGCCCCCCCTGCTAAAGCGGCTGTGGATTCAAAATCTGATACGCCTGAGCCAGAGAAGGCTGGGGCCTGAGCTCTACCACTTCAATGAAGCAGGGCATTTTATAGGCCGCATCTCTGAGGCCCAGCCTGACCCTGCTAATCCTGGGGGCTACCTTGTGCCCCCGGGCACCACCCTGAAATCGCCTCCATTATGCTGCCGTGGGTGGGTGCCTGTCTGGTTTGCTCCCTATTGGGACATAGAGTGCGAGGAATTGGCCAGAATGGCAGACCCTGACTTTTTTTTATGAGCTGGCAACCATTGGGAACGTTTTCCCCCACAAAAGAATGGAAGACACTGGGAACGCTCACCAATGGGGGCAGTCTCTTTAGGATTCGGCAGGATTGGGTAGGGGACTGGCCCGGCACTGGCTACCTCCAAATCTCTTTTGTGTACGAAGGCGCGGGCCGTTACGGATTCCGTAAGGTGGGGTCTGATAAGGAAGATCGGGTTCTAAACTGCCCTATTTCAGAAGCCCTGGCAGCTGAGGGCTTTACCTCTCGCCAAATGGCTATAAAGCTAAATTTGTATGCTCGGCTCTACTCGGGTGCTAATTGGGTTGTATCTGTAGACCAATGGATTGACGATGACACCTGATATTCAATCGGTATTGTGGGGCTTCTTGGGTGGCCTAATAACTGTGGCGGGAACTGTGGTAGCCATTACCAACTGGCTGAATGGGAGATTCAACCAGCTTTTTATATCCCATGAAAAGCTAAATGGCAAAATTGAAACCCTTAGCAACCGAGAAGCTTCAAACAATGACCATTTGGGCTATTTGTATAATGCCAACAAGGAACTAATCGAGCACAGAACCCGCAGGTTTCAGGAAGAAATCAAGCGGCTTCAGGATGAAACTGTAAAGGATATTGAAGATATCAAAAGTTTTTTAGACAAAACGACCGAGTTCACGATACGCGGAAAGGATCGGCATTGAGAGTATGGCCAAAGTAACAACGATCAACATCTCTCACAGAGGCCCTGCATTCGATCAGGACGCGATTGAGAGAGCCTTCAAGTGGATTAGCGAGCAGATGTCGGCAGCTGATTTGGCGGGCTGCGATTATCTCGCAGCAAGCGTTAATGTCGATTCTGAGACGCGCTTGGATTTCAATATGTACTCTGAGCCGCCTGAAGGGATTCAAGGCTAGGAGGACTGAAAATCCTCGTGTCGGCGGTTCAAGTCCGCCTCCTGGCATACGTTTCAGCTGACAGTCTTTCAAGGAAGAACTTATTTCATCCTCGAAATCGATACCTCAACCTTCCAGCTTTGGCTGGGGCGTTGAGGTTGCTTAGCTATGCTTTAAGCCTATAAGTGAGTTGTGTAGACTCTGCCGGGAACGATTCCCCCTTATAGAAGAAAAGTCCGTACCGCACTATTACACCTCTACCCTCAAAAACTGGGTTGATAACAACTAGGTCATAGAAGCCACTGATACGAACTGTTTCTCCAGGACTACACCCTTCGGATAGGCATGATGAAGTTTCCCCAAAACTGCTTTATTTGCCATCCGGAAGCTTAGCTTTAGAGAGGTTGTGCGAAACGCAACGAATGCTGGGGATGTAAATGAGTGGAGTAGTTGCCTGGGGACGTAAATGGGTGGGGTTAATTGCTGAGGGACGCAACTACTCAAACGAGAGAAGGCGGTTTTGAAGTCTGTTATGACACGGAGATCTAAGGAAAAAAGCTAGTGTGTCAGTTGGCTTACTTGCGATCGCGCTACTTCAGAGCCCTCCCGGGTCATAGGTCGAAAATATGCACTGCTGATGCTCCCAGCCAGAAGAGAGCAGCCAGCGGCTTCTAAAGCCCCAGGTTTGGCCTTTGAAAACCGCTTTTACCTCATATTCTCCGGGATCAAGTACATAAGTCCCTTGGGTTGTCTTTGCGTCACAAGTTTGCGGGGTTTGCCCAGGGGCATAGGTAGGGCAGTCATCACAGGGTGGAAACTGCAGCAAAACCTGCTCGTTCATGCCATTGGTCAGAACAATTTCTAAGGGTTCTGGGGAGCCATTAAAAAGGGTCACCGAAGCCATTGCGTCCTGCGTTTGATGAATTGCGACGGGTGGGGCAAAGTCATAGAGCTTTACCTGTTGGGTTGATGGGGAGGGCGAAATTCTTGCAGGTTTGAAAGCAATGAAAAGTCCAGCGATTGCAGCAGCAGCGCTAAACCCTACCAAAGCACCAACAGCCAGCCCAATAGGGCGTTTTGGGGTCATGGGCAGCAGTAAAGATGGCCGAGTCATCAACAGGTCACATACTTTAAACTTCCCGACCAATTCTCAAATTCAGGATGAGAAAATCGAAAGAGTAGACCTGGCCGCTTTCTTCAGATAGTAAGGAAACCTGTAGCAGCTGTTGTTTATCGGGAGCAGGGAGCGGCTTGGGGCTGTGCGATCGCAAGTCTCCCCATCTCCCTCTACGCGCAGTTTGACCTCTCGGGTTCTCTCGCTAGAGCCCTTTCATCTGCATGCAGACAACCAAAAAATTTCATTGACACCCAGCAGCCTTTAAAGCCATCACAGGGCCAAATTCACGCCTAAGCGATAGCCCTCACTCACTCATTAGCTAAATCGCAGCCCATTGGGGTAGGCCCCTTTTCCTGTAAGTTGGGCAGATACCCAACAGCCTCCGGAGGCCGTACCCCATGTCTGAGAATACTAATTGTGAAAAGCTAGCAACCGTTCTCAACACCGCCAGTCAGCAGGGCAAGGCAGGCTTTGTCAAAATGGTTTGGGATAACCAGTCAGCCGACGTGCAGTCCCAATTACGGCCTCTACTCAGTGCTGAGGCTTTGCAAGCCCTCGATGCTGCATCGGCACCATAGCAGATTAGCCTGAGAGACGCTCAAAGGCGTCTCTCAGAAAAGAACAAAAGAACCTAGGAAAAGAACCTAGGCCGAGTGCAGCCGTTTGCGAGTGCGAACACCAGGGGCAGCCTTCCTAGCGATGGGCTGAGAAGCGGTTGCGCTCTTGGGAGAGCTGCTTCCCCGAGATTGACCTTGCCCGCTTCGACGACGCTGGGGGCGACCCGCGTTGCTTGAGGCAGACTCGCTCTGCATGGGTGCAACAGGCTCATACCCCGGAATCACATCCTTAGACAGGGGGCGCTTGAGCAGCCGTTCGATGTTCTTTAGCAGCGGATATTCCTCGCCACATACCAAAGAAACTGCCCGTCCCTCATTACCTGCTCGCCCAGTACGACCAATGCGGTGTACGTAGTCTTCGGGCACGTTAGGCAGCTCAAAGTTGACCACATGGGGCAATTGGTCTATGTCCAGACCCCGAGCGGCAATATCGGTAGCAACCAAAACCCGCACAGCACCGCGCTTAAAGTCAGCCAATGCCCGGGTGCGAGCGCCCTGGCTCTTGTTGCCGTGGATAGCGGTAGACTTGAGGCCATCTTGGGTAAGCTGCTCGGCCAGACGGTTGGCCCCATGCTTGGTGCGGGTAAAGACCAGCACCTGCTTCCAGTTGTGATGGCCAATCATGTAAGACAGCAGTTCGCGCTTACGATGGCGATCGACGGGGTGTACCACCTGTTCAACCTGTTCAGAGGCCGTATTGCGAGGCGCTACATCAATGAAAGTAGGGTGATCTAGCAGGCCGCCAGCCAGCTCTTGGATCTCCTGAGGGAATGTAGCTGAGAACATCAGGGTCTGACGCTCAGCCGGCACTGCCGCCAAAATTTTGCGGATGTCGTGGATAAAGCCCATGTCGAGCATGCGATCGCATTCATCCAGCACCAAAATTTCGATGCAGGATAGATCCAGCGTTTTTTGGTTCAGGTGATCCAGCAGCCGCCCGGGTGTCGCCACCAAAACATCGATGCCGCGCTGCAGATACTGCATCTGAGGTCCAAATCTAACGCCTCCGTAAATCACGGTTGAGCGCAGATCCAGGTACTTCCCGTAGGTGCTCACGCTATCGCCCACCTGAGCAGCCAGTTCCCGAGTCGGCGTCAGGATGAGCGCCCGGGGATGGCGGCGATTTTTCTTTGGCACCGGAGCGCTCAAGCGCTCTAGAAGCGGCAGGGTAAAGCTAGCCGTCTTACCCGTGCCAGTTTGGGCCGTCGCCAAAATGTCCTGCCCTTGCAGAACTACCGGAATCGCCTGCTGCTGAATCGGAGTTGGCTGGGTATAGCCCTGGTCGGCGACAGCACGAAGAAGTTCGGCTGAAAGGCCGAGAGTTTGAAATGTCATGAAATAGTTTGCTCCTAGTGTGCCCCTACCCCAAATCCAACGCCTGGGCCCAGTCTAAGAGCAGTTATTTTTTTACAATGGATAGCCCAAACGGGAAAAATCCAAGCAGCCAGCAGCAGACCGGAATGTACTGGCAAGTCCCTATGCTAACAGATCTTTATCAATAATCCTCCGCTGGATTCTTGTAGGAATAGAAAAGTTACCTCTCAAAAGCTCTATCTGATAGCGCACCCACAAAGTTTCTAAGTAGGTAGTCAGAAATTATCATTGCAAGCATCTCTGATTTAGGCTGCTCGCTTAAATTTAGGCTACTCACTTAGCAGTCCAACCCATTAATATTGCCCAAGGGAAACCTCAAGAGTTCTTCCGGTTACCCAGTTATCCATCATCAAGCGCGCCACTGGGTATCAGCTTGCCTCCAATAACGGGTTTAAAGGTTCGAGTGCGTTTTGATAACGCAGCAGGATCTCTAAAAAATAGGGAAGAACAGTGGGGAAAAGAGTTGTTAGGCGTAAAGCCGTAAAAATCTATTTGGATAAATCCGTTTTCGATCAGAAATTTAGCTGTATTGGGATACCAGTCTGAGTTATCTAGAATAACAATGCCCTGATTGGACAACTTTGAAATAGCATTTTGAGCACTTCGATATCTCTCTGCACCATCAACAACAATTACATCAAAAGGGGCATCAAAGCTATTTATAATACCGAGATAGTCTTCGCCGTTAGGGCAATGGTAGATATTGGCATTGTCGGGCAGGAACTGTTTTACTTGGTCACACCAATCCTTTTCCATCTCTACCGCAACCACCTTCTTCGCTTTTCTCGCCCACCAAAGTGTAGACGCCCCTGAGCCAAACTCGAATATGGTGCAGTTGGCTGTATCGAGATTTTCCAAGTAATCGATCATTGGATAGGTTAACCAGGGAATACAAATCCCTCTGGCATCTACAGAGAACCCATTTTGTTTGCGAATATGCCCCCTCAAGAAAATATAAATTAGCGGGATTCTAGTGAAGCAGAGCAAGAAACGAACAGCTTTTAATTGCTTCCAGTTATTCATAGACCCTTTCAAAATCTAAATTCCCCAACCCGCCTGCCCAGTCGCACTGATAATCCCAGCTATACTTGCATTAAGGTTTTAGAAAAGCCTACTCGATCCACCTTTTCTCATCTCATCATGCTGAAGGCTTTGTTGTTCGACCTAGATGGCACGTTAGCCGATACAGACCCCATTCACAGAGTCATTTGGCGTGAAGTTCTTCAGCCCTATGGGTACGAGGTAGATGAGGCATTTTACCAGCAGCATATCAGCGGTCGCCTCAATGAAAATATTGTCAAAGATTTGCTGCCCCAACTTTACCCTGACCAAGAGCCGCAGTTTAGTGCTGACAAAGAAGCTCGCTTTCGCGAAATGGCAGGTCACCAGCTGCGCCCAGTCACCGGACTCATGCCGCTGCTCACGTGGGGCCAGCAGCAGCAGCTAGCAATGGCCGTCGTCACCAATGCTCCCCGAGCTAATGCCGAGTTCATGCTGCAAACGTTGGCCCTAACCGACACTTTTAATCCAGTGATTTTGGCAGGAGAGTTGCCCTTAGGCAAACCCGACCCGCTGCCCTACCGGGAAGCCCTGCGGCAGCTTAATCTTCACCCCGAAGAAGCCGTTGTTTTTGAAGACTCCACTTCGGGAATCTGCTCAGCGGTCGGGGCCGGAATTACTACCATCGGCATCGCCACAACCCATGCCCCAGACAAGCTCTACGCAGTAGGGGCAACTCTAGTCGTGCCCGACTTCACTGACGAGCGGCTGCGGCAGTTTGGCCTACTGTGAGATAAACCCAGTCAAGAGCAGCGGCACCAGAATCAGAGCTGCAATGATTAGCACAAGGGTAGCGGGGTCGATCTTCAGTACAGCGGTTTCGTCAGCAGACTTGGGGGGCTTGTTGTCCATTGCTGGGGTACGGTTAACAGGTGCCCGTCATTGTACCGATTCCCTGCTCTAACGTGTCGCCGATGTCAGTGCCAGTGTGGTAGGCCGCTAGCAGCACGTCGCTGGTTTTGCCCCATGCGATCGCACCCGTGCGATCTATCCCAATCGCCCCAAAGTCGCGCCCATTTTGCTCGGCCTCGGTAAAGGATCTGGCAAATGCCTGCCCTAGAGACAGCCCATCCGTCACGCGGATCACAATGCGAGGGGCCAAACACTCATCGATAATGTCTTCACCAATACCCGTACAGCTAATGCCAGCAAAGGGGTTGGCGTAGTTGCCGGCAGGCATGGCCGAGTCGCTCACCCGACCAATGCGTTCTAGGCCCTTGCCTCCAGTTGAGGTGCCTGCAGCCAGTCGGCCCTCGCTATCGAGCACAACGACGCCAATAGTGCCGCGCCGAGCGCTGGTGTCGATCAGTTCCTTCTCAGCCACCACGCCCGCCATTGCTTTTTGGAAATGGTTGGCCCGCTCCTGCTGCCACTCCTTCAGTCGCAGCTCCGTTGCTGGATCAAAGACCGGCAGACACATCTCCCGCGCCAATTCAGCAGAGCCGTAGTCCGATAGTACCCGGTCATCACAGTCCTGCAAAAAAGCGGCCAAATCCGTCGGGTGCTGCACCCGAGACACATTGATCACGCCACTAAAACGCTGAGCTGCACCGTCCATTAGAGAAGCGCTCATCCGCACCTGGCCATCTGACTGCAGCACCGATCCCTTACCTGCATTGAAACAGGGGTTATCTTCTAGCATATGGCAGCCGTAGATCACAGCCATCTTGGCATCGGCTCCAGCCAGCAGCTTGCCGTAAATCTCTTCTACGATATCTCGCAGATCTTTGCGGATGGATTCAACCCCGCCTTTGCTGTGAAGAGAGCTGCCAGCCCCTCCGTGAATGATGACCTTGGGCTGAATTTGCATACCAATCCCTCTCTCTTGTGGCATAGCCCCTCATTCTAGGGGAGAGCAATCCGCAATGGGATGTCTCAAAACACATTCCTGCCCCAATAAAGTTCCCAATCGAGACTGTCGCTAACTGTCCTGAGCCTGAGAGCGGCGGCGACGGCAGCGATCCGAGCAATATTTCACGTCGTCCCAACAGTCGGCCCACTTCTTGCGCCAGGTAAAGGGACGCTGACACACCGGGCAAATTTTGGTGGGCAAATCAGACCGAGTCCGTTGGCGAGGCATAGACGTTAACGGCTAGCAGACCAAACCGGATGGCTCAGCAGAGCGGCCATTACTCGCACACCTCGCAGCTGGTTCGACAGCGGCAAGTGGCCATCTGGAGCACTCAAGTCCCAGATAAATTCGTTGGGGTAGCGGGTCCAGGTGGTCTCATTTCTCCAAGCAATGCGAGTCCAAAGTTTTTCCCAGCTCTGCCCCTGCCCCTGCCAGATCTGGCGCTGCCGGGAGAAGCCAAACTTGCCCTCGGAGTAGAGCCGCCAGAGGGTGTCAAGCGTCTGCAAATCCACCGCTGGGAACTGTTCGACCTCAGTGAAGTAGAGCCATTTGCGGCGGGCTGCGTCGGGGCCTGCCAATTCGCAGAGCTTCTGCATGTTGAGCCGATCGGCTGCCTCAAAGGACTGAGCCACAAGCAGCGCCTGCAGCGAGGCATAGTCAATGCCTCGCTCGGAGGGCGTGGGCACTCGGCCCTGGGGCCAGTGGGATTGCAAAAAGCTCTGTATCTCCGGCCGCTGCGTGGCGTAGAGAACCTGAATAATTTTGCCGTCTAAAATTTCAGGGGGCTGCTCCTGTCGTTCCAGCAAAACCTGCTGGAGCAGCTCAATGCCCTGATCGCCAATTCCCACGAGCTCATGGATGGCTGACAGCTGTTTTTTCAAGGACTCTGCCCGCAGCTGCTGCCGCAAGTTCTCCAGAGCGTCGCCACTGGAAGCGGCAGGGGATGACGAATGCGCTGTAAAACTACTCATGCTAAACCAGTAGGGCAAAATCCTGGATGCCTAACCGGATTTGCTGACGCGTTAGCCAGCCTCTCCGCAGGCCCACAGGGAATGGGTCTATTTCCTGATCATAAAAGGGATTGGGAACCTCTGCAGCAAACAATGCCTTAACTGGCCTCAAGATTGTCCTGTTTCGGCTGTCTCGCTGGGGGTTTGATAGCCATGCTCAAAGGCAAATCGAATTAGCTGGGAGCGGTTTTCTAGCGAGAGTTTGCTGAGAATGTTGCTGAGGTGGGTCTGCACTGTACGGGGGCTGATGAACAGCCGCTCGCCAATTTGCTTATTAGTGTAGCCCTGAATCACTTCCCAAAAAACTTTGGCCTCTGCAGGCGTGAGGGGCAATGGCTCGGGAGTAGCAGCAGCGGGGTCGGCTTGCGATCGCACCTGCCCCACTAACCGCTCTACCTGAGCCTGAATTTTCTCTGCCCGCTCAATCAGACCGTTTATCTTAGCGATCAATTCTCTAGGGTGAAAGGGCTTAACTAAGTAATCATTAGCCCCGATGGTGTGGGCATGAATACGACTTTCTACCTCTCCCAGACTAGAGAGGAAAATAAACGGCACCAGTTCTCCTGAGGGGCTAGCCCGCAGCCGCCGACAAAACTCAAACCCATCCATTTGAGGCATCAGCACGTCAGAAACCACGACATCTGGCCTATCTTTGTCAAAAAGCGACAACGCCTCTGCTGCGGAGGTGGCATTGACGACTCCAAAACCTTGCTGCTGTAGGCGACGGGTGAGAGCAGCCTGCAGCGTTAAATCATCATCGACGATTAATATAGTTTTCATTCGATAATCTAATTCTTTAAAGCCTGCTCTAGAACGAGCCTCAGGGGTAGCTCAACCCTTCAATTCACTAGCCCTCAACGAGCACTTTTCATTTTCAGTGAAATTAACACACTAAAGAGTTTAGCTAAGCATTGCCAAAATCCGGGATTTAGAGTAAGTAACGTTAGGTCTTGAAATACTTTTCCCGCAAGGTCTTTAATCCATGTACGAACGGATCAACCCTCCTACCACTGGTGAACGCATTACCTTCAAAGCTGGGGAGCCGATTGTCCCTGATATGCCAATCATTCCCTTTATTCGGGGAGACGGAACGGGGGTTGACATCTGGCCTGCCGCCCAAAAAGTGTTTGATGCTGCCGTAGCCAAAGCTTACGACGGCAAGCGGCAGATCGTTTGGTTCAAAGTCTATGCGGGTGACGAAGCCTGCGAGCAGTATGGCACTTTTCAGTACCTCCCTGAAGACACCCTCACCGCTATCCGAGAATACGGTGTTGCTATTAAAGGCCCCCTCACCACGCCCATTGGAGGCGGCATCCGCTCCCTCAACGTAGCCCTGCGGCAAATCCACGATCTCTATGCCTGCGTCCGGCCCTGCAAGTATTACCCTGGCACCCCCTCCCCCCACAAAACTCCAGAAAAACTCGACGTCATTGTCTATCGGGAAAACACCGAAGACATCTACCTGGGTATTGAGTGGAAGCAAGGTTCTGAGATGGCCAACCGGCTGATCAATCTGCTCAACACCGACATGATTCCCGGCACCCCTGAGCACGGCAAAAAGCAGATTCCCCTTGATTCCGGGATTGGCATCAAGCCGATTAGTAAGCATGGCTCTCAGCGGCTGGTGCGGCGGGCTATGAGCCATGCCCTGCGGTTGCCCAAAGCCAAACAAATGGTGACCCTGGTGCACAAGGGCAACATCATGAAGTACACCGAAGGGGCCTTTCGAGACTGGGGCTACGAGCTAGCCGTAACTGAATTTCGGCAGGAGTGCGTCACCGAACGCGAGTCTTGGGTACTCAGCAACCGGGAAAAGAACCCTGATCTCAGCATTGAAGACAATGCCCGCATGATCGAACCTGGCTACGATGCTCTTACCCCTGAGAAAAAGTCAGCCATCTGTCAAGAAGTTAAAGACATTTTAGATGCGATCTGGCAGACCCACGGCAACGGCCAGTGGAAGGACAAGATTATGGTCAACGATCGCATTGCCGACAGCATTTTTCAGCAGATCCAGACCCGCCCCGACGAATACTCCATTCTGGCCACCATGAACCTCAATGGCGACTATCTCTCAGACGCTGCCGCCGCTATCGTAGGGGGGCTGGGGATGGGGCCAGGGGCTAACATTGGCGATACCTGCGCCATCTTCGAAGCCACCCATGGCACCGCTCCTAAGCACGCTGGACTTGATCGGGTCAATCCGGGATCTGTCATTCTCTCGGGCGTCATGATGCTGGAGTACATGGGTTGGCAGGAAGCCGCAGATTTGATTAAACAGGGCATTGCCGCCGCCATCTCTAATGGAGAAGTCACCTACGACCTAGCTCGCATGATGACGCCGCCCATTGATCCACCGTTAAAATGCTCCGAGTTTGCCGAAGCCATCATTCACCACTTCGACGACTAAAGCTAACTGCGTTGGGTGGGCGCTGCCCACCTACACCTGAACCTGGCTACCGCACTGGGCCGTTGGGATCTGAAAATGTGTAGATGTAGCCACCTCCCACATGAGATCCCGGCGGACGGGGGGCAGAAAAGGGGGGTGGCGTTACGACATCAGGCGTATCATAGACGCTGCCCGTAGCGGGTGGCAAAACTGTAGTCCCCGAAGACCCCATCGTACTTCCAGGCAGCGGTTGACCTGGGCTCGTCGGGCTCAGATTGGGCGTGACGACTGCCGCCGAGGGCAGTGGGGCCGCAGTAGGGCTAGAAACACTCCCAGGAGCGGGCAGATTCAGCACCGCTGGGGGGACATAGCCAGTTGTGCCGGGGGGCGGCGACATCTGGGGCGTCGTTCGCAGAAATGTCTGATTCGTTCCCGGTAGGGTAGCCGGACTGATGCCGGGAACCTGAGCCCCGCCTGTCGGCAGCGAGCCCGCCTCGCCATTGCCAGTAAGGGGTTGCTCAAGCCGGGGAGACGTAGCTCCCGTTGGGGAATTAGCATCGCTATACTGCCGTACCGCCTGCTGTAAAGGCGTGATGACAGCGTTTTCAGAGGCAGGCGTGACCGGGGGGGCTGATAGTCCCGGTTGAGCACTAAGGGAGGAACCGGGTGGAGGAGCCTGCAGAAAAGATTGAGTAGTCCCTGAGCTGAGCGGGTTGCGGCTGCCTAAGAAGCGGTACTGTTCGAGATAGCTGGCGAAAGGCCCAGTAGCCGTTCCGGGGGTAGCCTCTGGCGTTGTAGGGGAGGCGGGAGCTGTTGATTGCAGGATAGAGAGCAAATCTTGAGAGGGTTGGGGCGCTAAGGCCTCTCCTTGATTGGGAGAAGGTTCAGGTAGGATTGAGCCTAAGCCCAGATCGCTGTAGAGGCTGTTTGGATTATTAATATCGGCAATGCTTGCCTGCTCGTCTGGGCTCAAGGTAGAGTCTGAGAGGGCCGTGCTCGGACCATTGCCCTCAACCTCAAAGCGCCCTAGCCACTCAGGATTCTTTTGATATTCTCTAGCCACGACTGCCAATAGCACAACAGCCAAGCCTGAGCACCAAAGCAAAGGCCGATTCAAAACTTTAAGACGGACTAGCCAGTAACGTAGCCGGGTAGGAATCACCATGATCTATCCAGCCAATTGGGCAACGACGACTCTATTTTAGCTGTCCTTTCTATCTAGGTTCGTCAAGCTTTAGTGTTTCTGCTTCAGGCCAAACCCTATTTTCTAGGACTCTACATAACACAATGTTATGCTTTTGCGGCCTGTGTTTA from Pseudanabaena sp. FACHB-2040 encodes:
- a CDS encoding DEAD/DEAH box helicase; this encodes MTFQTLGLSAELLRAVADQGYTQPTPIQQQAIPVVLQGQDILATAQTGTGKTASFTLPLLERLSAPVPKKNRRHPRALILTPTRELAAQVGDSVSTYGKYLDLRSTVIYGGVRFGPQMQYLQRGIDVLVATPGRLLDHLNQKTLDLSCIEILVLDECDRMLDMGFIHDIRKILAAVPAERQTLMFSATFPQEIQELAGGLLDHPTFIDVAPRNTASEQVEQVVHPVDRHRKRELLSYMIGHHNWKQVLVFTRTKHGANRLAEQLTQDGLKSTAIHGNKSQGARTRALADFKRGAVRVLVATDIAARGLDIDQLPHVVNFELPNVPEDYVHRIGRTGRAGNEGRAVSLVCGEEYPLLKNIERLLKRPLSKDVIPGYEPVAPMQSESASSNAGRPQRRRSGQGQSRGSSSPKSATASQPIARKAAPGVRTRKRLHSA
- a CDS encoding class I SAM-dependent methyltransferase, which translates into the protein MNNWKQLKAVRFLLCFTRIPLIYIFLRGHIRKQNGFSVDARGICIPWLTYPMIDYLENLDTANCTIFEFGSGASTLWWARKAKKVVAVEMEKDWCDQVKQFLPDNANIYHCPNGEDYLGIINSFDAPFDVIVVDGAERYRSAQNAISKLSNQGIVILDNSDWYPNTAKFLIENGFIQIDFYGFTPNNSFPHCSSLFFRDPAALSKRTRTFKPVIGGKLIPSGALDDG
- a CDS encoding isoaspartyl peptidase/L-asparaginase; protein product: MGMQIQPKVIIHGGAGSSLHSKGGVESIRKDLRDIVEEIYGKLLAGADAKMAVIYGCHMLEDNPCFNAGKGSVLQSDGQVRMSASLMDGAAQRFSGVINVSRVQHPTDLAAFLQDCDDRVLSDYGSAELAREMCLPVFDPATELRLKEWQQERANHFQKAMAGVVAEKELIDTSARRGTIGVVVLDSEGRLAAGTSTGGKGLERIGRVSDSAMPAGNYANPFAGISCTGIGEDIIDECLAPRIVIRVTDGLSLGQAFARSFTEAEQNGRDFGAIGIDRTGAIAWGKTSDVLLAAYHTGTDIGDTLEQGIGTMTGTC
- a CDS encoding response regulator transcription factor — encoded protein: MKTILIVDDDLTLQAALTRRLQQQGFGVVNATSAAEALSLFDKDRPDVVVSDVLMPQMDGFEFCRRLRASPSGELVPFIFLSSLGEVESRIHAHTIGANDYLVKPFHPRELIAKINGLIERAEKIQAQVERLVGQVRSQADPAAATPEPLPLTPAEAKVFWEVIQGYTNKQIGERLFISPRTVQTHLSNILSKLSLENRSQLIRFAFEHGYQTPSETAETGQS
- a CDS encoding NADP-dependent isocitrate dehydrogenase, which codes for MYERINPPTTGERITFKAGEPIVPDMPIIPFIRGDGTGVDIWPAAQKVFDAAVAKAYDGKRQIVWFKVYAGDEACEQYGTFQYLPEDTLTAIREYGVAIKGPLTTPIGGGIRSLNVALRQIHDLYACVRPCKYYPGTPSPHKTPEKLDVIVYRENTEDIYLGIEWKQGSEMANRLINLLNTDMIPGTPEHGKKQIPLDSGIGIKPISKHGSQRLVRRAMSHALRLPKAKQMVTLVHKGNIMKYTEGAFRDWGYELAVTEFRQECVTERESWVLSNREKNPDLSIEDNARMIEPGYDALTPEKKSAICQEVKDILDAIWQTHGNGQWKDKIMVNDRIADSIFQQIQTRPDEYSILATMNLNGDYLSDAAAAIVGGLGMGPGANIGDTCAIFEATHGTAPKHAGLDRVNPGSVILSGVMMLEYMGWQEAADLIKQGIAAAISNGEVTYDLARMMTPPIDPPLKCSEFAEAIIHHFDD
- a CDS encoding DUF2256 domain-containing protein; its protein translation is MPRQRTRSDLPTKICPVCQRPFTWRKKWADCWDDVKYCSDRCRRRRSQAQDS
- a CDS encoding HAD-IA family hydrolase → MLKALLFDLDGTLADTDPIHRVIWREVLQPYGYEVDEAFYQQHISGRLNENIVKDLLPQLYPDQEPQFSADKEARFREMAGHQLRPVTGLMPLLTWGQQQQLAMAVVTNAPRANAEFMLQTLALTDTFNPVILAGELPLGKPDPLPYREALRQLNLHPEEAVVFEDSTSGICSAVGAGITTIGIATTHAPDKLYAVGATLVVPDFTDERLRQFGLL
- a CDS encoding GUN4 domain-containing protein — translated: MSSFTAHSSSPAASSGDALENLRQQLRAESLKKQLSAIHELVGIGDQGIELLQQVLLERQEQPPEILDGKIIQVLYATQRPEIQSFLQSHWPQGRVPTPSERGIDYASLQALLVAQSFEAADRLNMQKLCELAGPDAARRKWLYFTEVEQFPAVDLQTLDTLWRLYSEGKFGFSRQRQIWQGQGQSWEKLWTRIAWRNETTWTRYPNEFIWDLSAPDGHLPLSNQLRGVRVMAALLSHPVWSASR